From the genome of Vitis riparia cultivar Riparia Gloire de Montpellier isolate 1030 chromosome 2, EGFV_Vit.rip_1.0, whole genome shotgun sequence, one region includes:
- the LOC117928795 gene encoding zinc finger HIT domain-containing protein 2 has translation MADTIIASENPSLSSPLNPSNRIICRVCQKQFSQYTCPRCNSRYCSLQCYKSHSLRCTESFMRENVVEELGQMQPDDETKHKMLDILKRFHSEEDMDSMDEDDSGLSEETIQKILSGCQVSFDDLSPNEKRLFQRAVASGELSKMIEPWVPWWLKPAARTLSLSQEGTQLVQPLIKQETSVSSEDDPESNQANEIPPGPETPLPPVSKLIATEPSPLLTVHLVDILYSYCFTLRIYNGDWRSDALGSAMVLLSISSVLGQAGLPETILEAVSHCLEQTCSPAYRHLGGLQFGLGLLDDVITLLSLGSPALVCSLCDLQRLIQAGERELKLGKPRKSKRPDIRSKLKLAERKIYFIMCWVHEQPDEAWSSLAAIVKTEKGSTMDFAASQRSVKMEDKSKSRGKILIEEVQ, from the exons ATGGCAGACACAATCATTGCCTCTGAGAATCCATCCCTTTCGTCGCCATTGAATCCCTCAAACCGCATAATCTGCCGAGT gtGTCAAAAGCAGTTTTCACAGTACACttgccctagatgcaattcccggtATTGTTCACTTCAGTGTTACAAG TCTCATAGTCTTCGATGCACGGAATCCTTCATGCGAGAAAATGTAGTGGAGGAGCTGGGGCAGATGCAACCAGAtgatgaaaccaaacataaaatgTTGGACATACTCAAACGGTTCCATTCAGAAGAGGACATGGATAGCATGGATGAGGATG ATTCAGGTCTGTCTGAGGAGACGATTCAGAAAATTTTATCTG GATGTCAAGTCAGCTTTGACGATTTATCTCCCAATGAAAAGAGACTATTCCAAAGAGCTGTGGCATCTGGAGAACTGAGCAAGATGATTGAACCCTGGGTTCCATGGTGGTTGAAGCCTGCTGCTAGAACGCTATCTCTCAGCCAGGAAGGAACTCAACTTGTCCAACCACTCATCAAGCAAGAAACATCAGTATCATCGGAAGATGACCCAGAAAGTAATCAAGCAAATGAGATCCCTCCTGGCCCTGAAACCCCATTACCCCCTGTTAGCAAGCTTATTGCCACAGAGCCATCCCCGCTTTTAACTGTTCACCTGGTTGACATTCTATACAGCTACTGTTTCACCCTCCGCATCTACAATGGAGATTGGCGATCAGATGCATTAGGATCAGCCATGGTGTTATTGAGCATATCATCTGTCTTGGGTCAAGCTGGGCTGCCTGAAACCATATTGGAAGCTGTGTCTCATTGCTTGGAGCAGACATGCTCTCCTGCTTACAGACACCTTGGTGGCCTGCAATTTGGACTGGGACTCCTCGATGATGTGATAACTCTACTCTCCCTTGGGAGCCCTGCTCTAGTCTGCTCCCTTTGTGATCTGCAGAGGCTGATCCAGGCTGGGGAAAGGGAGCTGAAGCTAGGAAAGCCGAGAAAGTCGAAAAGGCCAGATATAAGAAGTAAGCTGAAGCTTGCAGAGAGGAAGATATACTTCATTATGTGCTGGGTCCATGAGCAGCCAGATGAAGCCTGGTCTTCCTTGGCAGCCATTGTAAAGACCGAGAAGGGTTCAACAATGGACTTTGCAGCCAGTCAAAGGTCTGTCAAAATggaagataaatcaaaatccaGAGGCAAGATTCTCATCGAGGAGGTTCAATGA
- the LOC117905647 gene encoding aluminum-activated malate transporter 10-like, protein MAHQRLSTIAIGGFMCILISILVCPIWAGKELHLLITRNMDKLAYSLDGCVAEYFNNSGIPVEKSQGYKCVLNSKAAEETMANFARWEPAHGHFKFKHPWRQYLKVGASMRRCAYCIEALNGCISSENQVPESIKQHLSGNCLRLGSVSSSVIRELAITMRTMKKSPRTQNLLKEMKNSVQELHNELGSLPNLLLPPPSIQATLPLEEVIPIATVASLLIEVAARIEGIVSATEELASLAKFKPAVERIAPH, encoded by the exons ATGGCCCATCAAAGATTGTCCACCATCGCCATTGGGGGTTTCATGTGCATTCTCATAAGCATACTGGTTTGCCCCATTTGGGCAGGCAAGGAGCTCCATCTTCTCATCACTAGAAACATGGACAAACTTGCCTACTCCTTGGATG GTTGTGTAGCAGAGTACTTCAACAATAGTGGGATCCCTGTGGAGAAATCACAAGGCTACAAGTGTGTGCTAAACTCAAAGGCAGCAGAGGAAACCATG GCCAATTTTGCTAGATGGGAGCCTGCCCATGGCCATTTCAAGTTCAAGCATCCATGGAGACAGTATCTCAAGGTTGGGGCATCAATGAGAAGATGTGCATACTGCATAGAGGCTCTCAATGGCTGCATCAGTTCAGAAAATCAG GTTCCCGAGTCCATAAAGCAGCATCTCAGTGGTAACTGCTTGAGATTAGGTTCAGTCTCTTCAAGTGTAATAAGAGAGCTGGCAATCACCATGAGAACAATGAAGAAATCACCAAGGACACAGAACTTATTGAAAGAGATGAAGAATTCAGTCCAAGAGCTCCACAATGAATTGGGATCTCTACCTAATTTACTACTTCCACCACCTTCAATACAGGCAACACTTCCTCTGGAGGAGGTGATTCCAATTGCAACTGTAGCCTCTCTACTGATTGAAGTTGCTGCAAGAATTGAAGGCATTGTAAGTGCCACTGAAGAACTAGCAAGTCTGGCAAAATTCAAGCCTGCAGTTGAAAGGATTGCACCCCATTAA